In one Magallana gigas chromosome 7, xbMagGiga1.1, whole genome shotgun sequence genomic region, the following are encoded:
- the LOC136270041 gene encoding ADP-ribosylation factor-like: MYSELIRQLKLRNKLLLGKTIFIIMGSLLTRLLTAFESCLKTEYKILILGLNAAGKTTILYQFKLNEKIQSIPTIGFNVETVSPMKGVSFTVWDVGGSGKVIPLWKHYYKNTHGLIYVVDSADRYRISESRGELFGILENDEMRGVPVVIIANQQDRPDALSTSALTDLLCLHKLTSRKWCIQPACAINGEGLHESINELVTLVKEFKKVSR, translated from the exons ATGTATTCAGAATTAATCAGGCAGTTGAAACTGAGAAATAAACTTCTGCttggaaaaacaatatttataataatgggATCATTACTGACTAGATTGTTAACTGCATTCGAGTCCTGTTTAAAGACAGAGTACAAAATTCTTATACTTGGACTAAACGCTGCAG GCAAGACAACAATTCTTTATCAGTTCAAACTGAACGAGAAAATACAGAGTATCCCTACCATTGGGTTTAACGTGGAGACCGTGTCACCCATGAAAGGTGTGTCCTTCACAGTATGGGATGTCGGGGGTAGTGGAAAAGTCATACCTCTTTGGAAGCATTACTACAAAAACACGCATG GTTTGATATATGTAGTGGACAGCGCTGACAGATATAGAATCTCAGAGTCACGTGGAGAACTATTTGGGATTTTGGAGAACGATGAGATGAGGGGAGTTCCGGTGGTGATCATTGCCAACCAACAGGACCGACCAG ATGCTCTGAGTACATCTGCTTTGACTGACCTTTTGTGCCTACACAAGCTAACCTCTAGAAAATGGTGCATACAGCCCGCATGCGCAATAAATGGTGAAGGACTTCACGAGTCCATAAACGAATTAGTAACATTAGTTAAAGAATTCAAAAAAGTTTCGAGATGA
- the LOC105349185 gene encoding uncharacterized protein — translation MGLLLSRLYSVFESFSSETPARILMLGLDAAGKTSILYKVKLNENVHTIPTIGFNVETVEPVKGVSFTVWDVGGQDKIRPLWRFYYQNTEGLIYVVDSSDRERIAESREELFGILDSDEMREVPVVVIANKQDLPNALKPSEVADLMTLHKLTSRKWYIQAACATTGEGIFEAMSEMANMVKEYQSKSH, via the exons ATGGGTTTACTTCTGTCTAGACTATACTCTGTATTTGAGTCTTTTAGTTCCGAGACACCAGCTAGAATCCTTATGCTGGGCTTAGATGCTGCGG GGAAAACATCGATTTTATATAAAGTGAAACTAAATGAAAACGTGCACACCATTCCGACCATTGGGTTTAACGTAGAGACGGTGGAGCCAGTAAAAGGCGTGTCCTTCACGGTGTGGGACGTCGGCGGACAAGACAAAATCAGACCTCTTTGGCGCTTCTACTATCAGAATACTGAAG gACTAATATACGTGGTGGACAGCAGTGATAGGGAACGAATCGCCGAATCACGTGAGGAGCTGTTCGGGATCCTGGACAGTGACGAAATGAGGGAAGTTCCTGTGGTAGTGATTGCCAACAAACAAGATTTACCAA ATGCACTAAAACCCTCAGAAGTTGCGGATTTAATGACTTTGCATAAACTTACATCACGGAAATGGTACATCCAGGCTGCGTGCGCAACAACGGGGGAAGGGATCTTTGAAGCCATGAGTGAAATGGCGAACATGGTCAAAGAGTATCAATCGAAATCTCATTGA
- the LOC109620003 gene encoding LOW QUALITY PROTEIN: uncharacterized protein (The sequence of the model RefSeq protein was modified relative to this genomic sequence to represent the inferred CDS: inserted 1 base in 1 codon), with translation MGLLFSRLRDLYESFSSGSPARIVMLGLDAAGKTTILYKIKLNEIVSTIPTIGFNVETVSPVKGVTFTVWDVGGQDKIKPHWRYYFQNAEGLVYVVDSNDRKRILESREKLFGILNRDEMKGLPMXVIANKQDLPNALSTFEVANLMSLHKMTSRKWHIQAACATHGEGIFEAMKELSSMVKENKKKMR, from the exons ATGGGTTTATTGTTCTCCAGATTAAGGGATCTTTACGAGTCTTTTTCCTCTGGATCTCCGGCACGGATTGTCATGCTGGGATTAGACGCTGCTG GAAAGACAACAATATTGTACAAAATAAAGCTGAACGAGATTGTGTCCACCATTCCTACCATAGGTTTCAATGTGGAGACTGTGTCCCCCGTAAAGGGCGTGACCTTCACCGTCTGGGACGTCGGGGGTCAGGACAAAATCAAACCTCATtggagatattactttcaaaatGCTGAAG GGTTAGTGTATGTAGTGGACAGTAATGACAGAAAAAGAATATTGGAGTCACGTGAAAAACTCTTTGGGATTTTAAACAGAGATGAGATGAAAGGACTTCCTA GTGTCATTGCCAATAAACAGGATCTTCCGA ATGCATTAAGTACATTTGAAGTGGCAAATCTGATGAGCTTACACAAGATGACTTCACGAAAATGGCACATTCAGGCTGCATGTGCAACACATGGGGAGGGGATTTTTGAGGCCATGAAAGAGCTGTCTTCCATggtaaaagaaaacaagaaaaagatGAGATGA
- the LOC117684686 gene encoding uncharacterized protein isoform X1, which translates to MGLFFSSLKDLFESFSSGSPARIVMLGLDAAGKTTILYKIKLNEIVSTIPTIGFNVETVSPVKGVTFTVWDIGGQDKIRPLWKHYFNNTEGLVYVVDSNDRERILESREELFGILNSDEMRGVPVVVIANKQDLPNALSTSKVADLMSLHKLTSRKWYIQAACATTGEGIFEAMKELSSMVKEYKKGMR; encoded by the exons ATGGGTTTATTTTTCTCAAGCTTAAAGGATCTTTTCGAGTCTTTTTCCTCTGGGTCTCCGGCACGGATTGTTATGCTAGGATTAGACGCTGCTG GAAAGACAACAATATTGTACAAGATAAAGCTGAATGAGATTGTGTCCACCATCCCTACCATAGGTTTCAATGTGGAGACTGTGTCCCCCGTAAAGGGCGTGACCTTCACTGTCTGGGACATCGGGGGTCAGGACAAAATCAGACCACTGTGGAAACACTACTTTAATAACACCGAAG GATTGGTGTATGTTGTGGACAGTAATGACAGGGAGAGAATCCTGGAGTCACGTGAAGAACTGTTTGGGATTTTAAACAGCGATGAAATGAGAGGAGTTCCCGTGGTGGTCATTGCCAACAAACAGGATCTTCCGA ATGCATTAAGTACCTCGAAAGTGGCAGACCTGATGAGCTTACACAAGCTGACTTCACGAAAGTGGTACATTCAGGCCGCCTGCGCAACAACAGGTGAAGGGATTTTTGAGGCCATGAAAGAGCTGTCCTCCATGGTAAAAGAATACAAGAAAGGGATGAGATGA
- the LOC117684686 gene encoding ADP-ribosylation factor isoform X2, whose amino-acid sequence MLGLDAAGKTTILYKIKLNEIVSTIPTIGFNVETVSPVKGVTFTVWDIGGQDKIRPLWKHYFNNTEGLVYVVDSNDRERILESREELFGILNSDEMRGVPVVVIANKQDLPNALSTSKVADLMSLHKLTSRKWYIQAACATTGEGIFEAMKELSSMVKEYKKGMR is encoded by the exons ATGCTAGGATTAGACGCTGCTG GAAAGACAACAATATTGTACAAGATAAAGCTGAATGAGATTGTGTCCACCATCCCTACCATAGGTTTCAATGTGGAGACTGTGTCCCCCGTAAAGGGCGTGACCTTCACTGTCTGGGACATCGGGGGTCAGGACAAAATCAGACCACTGTGGAAACACTACTTTAATAACACCGAAG GATTGGTGTATGTTGTGGACAGTAATGACAGGGAGAGAATCCTGGAGTCACGTGAAGAACTGTTTGGGATTTTAAACAGCGATGAAATGAGAGGAGTTCCCGTGGTGGTCATTGCCAACAAACAGGATCTTCCGA ATGCATTAAGTACCTCGAAAGTGGCAGACCTGATGAGCTTACACAAGCTGACTTCACGAAAGTGGTACATTCAGGCCGCCTGCGCAACAACAGGTGAAGGGATTTTTGAGGCCATGAAAGAGCTGTCCTCCATGGTAAAAGAATACAAGAAAGGGATGAGATGA
- the LOC105338307 gene encoding uncharacterized protein — MGLFLSRLYSVFESFSSETPARILMLGLDAAGKTSILYKVKLNENVHTIPTIGFNVETVEPVKGVSFTVWDVGGQNKIRPLWRIYYQNTEGLLFVVDSSDRERIAESREELFGILDTDEMREVPVVVIANKQDLPNALKPSEVADLMTLHKLTSRKWYIQAACAKTGEGLFEAMREMSKMVKEFKAKSR, encoded by the exons ATGGGTTTATTTCTGTCTAGACTATACTCTGTATTTGAGTCTTTTAGTTCCGAGACACCAGCTAGAATCCTTATGCTGGGCTTAGATGCTGCGG ggAAAACATCGATTTTATACAAAGTGAAACTGAATGAAAACGTGCACACCATTCCGACCATTGGGTTTAACGTAGAGACGGTGGAGCCGGTAAAAGGCGTGTCCTTTACGGTGTGGGACGTCGGCGGACAGAACAAAATCAGACCTCTGTGGAGAATATACTATCAGAATACTGaag ggTTGTTATTTGTTGTTGACAGCAGTGATAGGGAACGAATCGCCGAATCACGTGAGGAGCTGTTCGGGATCCTGGACACTGACGAAATGAGGGAAGTTCCTGTGGTAGTGATTGCCAACAAACAAGATTTACCAA ATGCATTGAAACCATCTGAGGTTGCAGACCTAATGACTCTGCATAAACTCACATCACGGAAATGGTACATCCAGGCTGCGTGCGCAAAAACGGGGGAAGGACTCTTTGAAGCCATGCGTGAAATGTCGAAAATGGTCAAAGAGTTCAAAGCCAAATCTCGTTGA
- the LOC105338306 gene encoding uncharacterized protein: MGLLLARLLTAFESFSQESSESKILMLGLDSAGKTTILYKIKLNENVQGIPTVGFHVETVSPIKGVTFTVWDVGGQEVIRPLWKHYYQNTHGLVYVVDSNDRERILESREELFGILENNDMRGVPVVIIANKQDQPNALSTSDVADLLCLHKLTSRKWFIQPACAIKGEGLHESISELATLVKEFKKVSR; this comes from the exons ATGGGATTATTACTGGCTAGATTGTTAACTGCATTTGAGTCCTTTTCACAGGAATCTTCAGAGTCTAAAATTCTAATGCTTGGCTTAGACTCTGCAG gcaAGACAACAATTCTGTACAAGATCAAACTGAACGAGAACGTACAGGGAATTCCCACTGTTGGGTTTCACGTGGAAACCGTGTCCCCGATAAAGGGCGTGACCTTCACGGTTTGGGACGTAGGGGGTCAGGAAGTGATTAGACCTCTGTGGAAGCATTACTACCAAAACACGCACG gatTGGTGTATGTTGTGGACAGCAATGACAGAGAGAGAATCCTGGAGTCACGTGAGGAACTGTTTGGGATTTTGGAGAACAATGATATGAGAGGAGTTCCGGTGGTGATCATTGCCAACAAACAGGACCAACCAA ATGCCCTGAGTACATCTGATGTGGCTGACCTTTTGTGCCTACACAAACTAACGTCTAGAAAATGGTTCATACAGCCCGCATGCGCAATAAAGGGTGAAGGACTTCATGAGTCCATAAGCGAATTAGCAACACTAGTAAAAGAATTCAAAAAAGTTTCGAGATGA